The following DNA comes from Kluyveromyces lactis strain NRRL Y-1140 chromosome E complete sequence.
CTAATCACGTCGCATATCCACCTCTTACCATCACACAAGGTCTGCAAAGCTCTCCTAATAATGCTGTTCTGACCTTTAATGCCaaagtaaagaaaaaaaaaagttgatgaaacaaaaacaaatttgaaagaaacagcCTTTTATCACAGTGACCAAAGAAGCAAACCACAACGGTTCTGACTGGCAAGGACGATCTTTTACACGCGGACAAACATCTGTATTGGTATTCTGAGTCGATGAGACGTTATTTGAGTGGTGGCTACTGAACTATTTTATTCGAAGCAAGAGAGAAAGGAAAGGTTTCCCACATTTCCTAGtattgtatttttttgtttcccGATAGGACTTGATAAAACCCAGAGTCGGTGCTTTTGCAATGTCTAAACGTTCGTCCCAGCATGTGGTAGGAATTCACTATGCTGTTGGTCCTAAGATTGGGGAAGGTTCGTTTGGAATAATCTTTGAAGGTGAAAACATTCTAAATGGTGGGTCGAAGAACCCTGTTGCTATAAAGTTTGAACCCAGACGGTCTGACTCACCACAGTTACGGGATGAGTTTCGCGCATATAGGATATTGAATGATGTGAGAGGAATTCCTCATGCGTATTATTTCAGTCAAGAGGGGATTCATAACATTTTGATCATCGATTTGTTGGGTCCGTCGttagaagatttatttgaatGGTGTAGTCGAAAATTTTCCGTAAAGACGACAGCAATGTTGGCGAAACAGATGATTGATAGAGTACGTTCTATTCACGAGCATGATTTGATATATCGGGACATTAAGCCGGATaactttttgatatctgAGTTTCAACGGGAGTTATCGGATGGGTCAGTGGTTAAGTCGTGTGCCACAAGCAGTGGTGGTGACGCAAACCTAATATACGTGGTTGATTTCGGAATGGCAAAGCAGTTTAGGGACCCAAACACAAAACAACATATACCATATAGAGAGCGTAAATCTTTGAGCGGGACTGCGCGGTACATGTCGATAAACACCCATTTCGGTAGAGAGCAATCGAGAAGAGATGACTTGGAGTCCCTTGGCCACGTattcttctatttcttACGTGGGTCCTTACCATGGCAAGGTTTGAAAGCTCTTAACAACAAGG
Coding sequences within:
- the YCK3 gene encoding casein kinase YCK3 (some similarities with uniprot|P39962 Saccharomyces cerevisiae YER123W YCK3 plasma membrane-bound casein kinase I homolog), whose amino-acid sequence is MSKRSSQHVVGIHYAVGPKIGEGSFGIIFEGENILNGGSKNPVAIKFEPRRSDSPQLRDEFRAYRILNDVRGIPHAYYFSQEGIHNILIIDLLGPSLEDLFEWCSRKFSVKTTAMLAKQMIDRVRSIHEHDLIYRDIKPDNFLISEFQRELSDGSVVKSCATSSGGDANLIYVVDFGMAKQFRDPNTKQHIPYRERKSLSGTARYMSINTHFGREQSRRDDLESLGHVFFYFLRGSLPWQGLKALNNKAKYEKIGLTKQRLKPTDLLTPEIPKQFAEYLSYCRSLRFDQDPDYDYLISLMTQIMQENGYEEDGHYDWMDLNGGQGWNIKVNKRVNLHGYGNPTPRNTKHSAQQLTPLHQQQAQQQAPGQVQGQNHQQQNSRHDSRNYRSFSQSTPNKSQKKNVNSSMGNSRVRLSQGNGFVGPNVPLKQNLNIQSYDSMGKLHGRRIPNNEEYDDNDSIEEGGFFSKLCCGIC